A single genomic interval of Mycolicibacterium holsaticum DSM 44478 = JCM 12374 harbors:
- a CDS encoding phthiotriol/phenolphthiotriol dimycocerosates methyltransferase: protein MRQSIQRVNKRLYPYLTRRVSDDVFFLNWGYEEDPPMGVPLEAADEPNRYPIQLYHSTATQAGGLEGKQMLEVGCGHGGGASYLARALRPTSYVGLDLNPAGIEFCRRNHQVPGLEFVQGNAESLPFPAASFDGVINVESSHCYPHFDRFLGEVERVLRPGGAFLYTDVRQRYECPRWEAGLAGAPGLQLVSWREINTEVLRALDLNPTPWGDRVMDSLVPRFMQRMARKGAPVRESWIYQNLANGRMSYRMYYFVKG from the coding sequence ATGCGGCAATCGATCCAACGCGTCAACAAACGGCTCTATCCTTACCTGACTCGCCGGGTCAGCGACGACGTCTTCTTCTTGAATTGGGGATACGAAGAAGACCCCCCGATGGGCGTGCCACTTGAAGCCGCGGACGAACCCAACCGATATCCGATTCAGCTGTACCACAGCACCGCGACCCAGGCCGGTGGGCTTGAAGGCAAGCAGATGCTCGAGGTCGGCTGCGGGCACGGGGGTGGCGCGTCCTATCTCGCCCGCGCGCTGCGTCCGACATCCTATGTCGGTTTGGATCTCAACCCTGCCGGTATCGAGTTCTGCCGTCGGAACCATCAAGTGCCGGGTTTGGAGTTCGTGCAGGGTAATGCCGAGAGCCTGCCTTTTCCCGCGGCATCGTTCGACGGGGTGATCAATGTCGAATCATCGCATTGTTACCCACATTTCGACCGGTTCCTCGGCGAAGTTGAGCGGGTGCTGCGGCCGGGAGGGGCGTTTCTGTATACCGACGTGCGCCAGCGCTACGAGTGCCCGCGATGGGAAGCGGGGCTGGCCGGTGCGCCGGGGCTGCAGCTTGTCTCATGGCGCGAGATCAACACAGAAGTGCTGAGAGCGTTGGACCTCAACCCAACCCCGTGGGGTGACCGCGTAATGGACAGCCTGGTACCGAGATTCATGCAGCGAATGGCCCGAAAGGGGGCACCGGTGCGCGAATCGTGGATCTACCAGAATCTGGCGAACGGGCGGATGTCGTACCGGATGTACTACTTCGTCAAAGGTTGA
- a CDS encoding GMC oxidoreductase: MVDGELSSREAERIAWDVIVVGTGMGGGMVGYSLARSGRRVLFVEKGRSTLPGTPGTIRSAMPELAEPAAARSADAYLAALARAGRSTDEVEDVSGRIRKRFVPFIGSGTGGSSAIYGMVCERFFVADFTPRQNFPNPGDSTVPEAWPITYGQLAPWYAQAEKLLRVRGQADPLRPEAAEVGLPGAPPFSADNQPVVDYLSGLGLHPYHLPMACEYTDGCATCQTYLCPQSCKNDAARTCVLPAVREHGAKLLTECRVVGLDADRTEVRRVICEHRSGRLELTAKVVVLAAGALATPVLLLDSRSGDWPNGLANGSDMVGRNLMRHMLDPIEIWPQPDVTTTAANKEIGLNDFYFFQGHKYGTVQSFGAVPPMEWLINRPTPQGKALRLMRPAVRQIYEKFFTGGLILATMMEDLPYLDNRVLLSERSGANGRQRMRIQYRLHPNEIDRHAAFQRLFQQILKPFRQRRLGSGKDNSNMGHVCGTCRFGTDPTTTVLDPQNRTHEVENLYVVDTSFFPSSAGLNPSLTVAANALRVAEHVDRAHFPS, translated from the coding sequence TTGGTTGACGGCGAGCTGAGTTCGCGCGAAGCCGAGCGGATTGCATGGGACGTGATCGTCGTGGGCACCGGCATGGGCGGCGGCATGGTCGGTTACTCGCTGGCCCGGTCGGGCCGACGGGTGCTGTTCGTCGAAAAGGGCCGCTCGACGTTGCCCGGAACCCCGGGAACCATCCGCTCGGCCATGCCCGAACTGGCTGAGCCGGCGGCGGCTCGATCCGCCGATGCCTACCTCGCCGCGTTGGCCAGGGCGGGGCGCTCAACCGATGAGGTCGAAGACGTCAGCGGCCGCATTCGCAAACGGTTCGTACCGTTCATCGGGAGTGGAACCGGAGGCTCCTCAGCCATTTACGGCATGGTCTGCGAACGGTTCTTCGTCGCTGACTTCACGCCTCGGCAGAACTTTCCTAATCCCGGCGATTCCACGGTCCCTGAAGCGTGGCCGATCACCTACGGCCAGCTGGCGCCCTGGTACGCACAGGCAGAGAAGCTGCTGCGGGTGCGCGGCCAGGCCGATCCTCTACGGCCGGAGGCCGCTGAAGTCGGATTGCCCGGGGCGCCGCCCTTTTCGGCTGACAACCAACCGGTGGTCGACTACCTGTCGGGTCTGGGATTGCACCCGTATCACCTGCCGATGGCCTGCGAGTACACCGACGGGTGCGCCACCTGTCAGACCTATCTCTGCCCCCAGTCGTGCAAGAACGACGCCGCTCGGACCTGCGTGCTGCCAGCCGTCAGAGAACACGGCGCCAAATTGCTCACCGAGTGTCGGGTGGTCGGCCTTGACGCCGACCGCACCGAGGTCCGACGGGTGATCTGCGAGCACCGGTCGGGTCGTCTTGAACTGACGGCGAAGGTGGTGGTGCTGGCCGCGGGTGCGCTCGCCACGCCGGTCCTGCTCCTTGATTCCAGATCAGGCGATTGGCCGAACGGTTTGGCGAACGGCTCAGACATGGTGGGGCGCAACCTGATGCGTCACATGCTCGATCCGATCGAGATCTGGCCGCAGCCGGACGTCACGACCACGGCTGCCAACAAGGAGATCGGGCTCAACGACTTCTACTTCTTTCAGGGCCACAAGTACGGCACCGTGCAGTCGTTTGGTGCGGTCCCGCCGATGGAATGGCTCATCAACCGACCCACTCCGCAAGGGAAGGCGTTACGGCTGATGCGCCCGGCAGTACGCCAGATCTACGAGAAATTCTTCACCGGCGGACTGATCCTCGCCACGATGATGGAAGACCTTCCCTATCTCGACAACCGCGTGCTGCTATCGGAGCGGTCGGGCGCCAACGGTCGCCAGCGAATGCGAATACAGTACCGGCTACACCCCAACGAAATTGACCGCCATGCGGCGTTTCAGCGGCTTTTCCAGCAGATTCTGAAGCCGTTTCGTCAACGGAGGTTGGGGAGCGGCAAAGACAACTCCAACATGGGACACGTCTGCGGTACCTGCCGATTCGGTACCGATCCCACCACCACCGTGCTGGACCCTCAGAACCGAACGCACGAAGTGGAGAACCTCTACGTGGTGGACACTTCATTCTTTCCGTCGAGCGCAGGCTTGAACCCCAGTCTGACCGTCGCAGCAAATGCGTTGCGCGTCGCCGAACATGTGGATCGGGCGCATTTCCCCAGCTGA
- a CDS encoding rhamnosyl O-methyltransferase, with product MPSQRTAGPKRSTLATKLRILNQIAFDRRSTRLFSQLFYRSTGAEPEEYCEWYFNNLVWQDTTWMGIETYKSPCDMWNYQEILVQLKPSLIIEFGTAFGGSAVYWASVMRQTGEPFKVLSVDISHDLLRAQARRDPDVEFLESSSASPKVAERIRELRNEYPGKVWAILDSDHSMDHVLAEMKLLRPLLSADDYLVVEDSLLNGHPVAPEWGPGPYEAIEAYENEFPDDYTHDTARENKFGWSFAPYGFLIRN from the coding sequence ATGCCGAGTCAACGAACAGCCGGACCAAAACGGTCGACCCTGGCAACCAAGCTGCGGATTCTGAACCAGATTGCGTTTGACCGACGCAGTACCCGCCTGTTTTCTCAACTGTTCTACCGCTCAACTGGCGCGGAACCCGAGGAATACTGCGAGTGGTACTTCAACAATCTGGTGTGGCAGGACACCACCTGGATGGGCATCGAGACCTATAAGTCGCCCTGCGATATGTGGAACTACCAGGAGATTTTGGTCCAGCTCAAACCCTCTCTGATAATTGAATTCGGCACGGCGTTCGGTGGCTCCGCCGTTTACTGGGCCAGCGTGATGCGACAGACCGGCGAACCGTTCAAGGTACTTTCGGTTGATATCAGCCATGACCTGCTGAGGGCGCAAGCGCGTCGTGACCCCGACGTGGAGTTCCTCGAATCATCTTCTGCATCACCGAAAGTGGCGGAGCGTATACGGGAACTCAGAAATGAGTACCCCGGCAAGGTGTGGGCCATCCTTGACAGCGATCACTCGATGGATCATGTGCTGGCCGAGATGAAGCTTCTACGGCCATTGCTGTCGGCCGACGACTACCTCGTCGTCGAAGATTCGCTTCTCAACGGACATCCCGTCGCGCCCGAATGGGGTCCGGGTCCCTACGAGGCGATCGAGGCGTACGAGAACGAATTTCCCGACGACTACACGCATGACACGGCTCGCGAAAATAAATTCGGTTGGTCATTCGCACCGTACGGCTTCCTCATCCGCAACTGA
- a CDS encoding glycosyltransferase produces the protein MRFVLSSYGGRGDIEPAVVVGRELQRGGHDVCMAVPPNLIDFAAAAGLEAIGYGLDSAPILNLQRTYFTCYSRTPWKLKELRRMARETEQFAAECWAEMTRSLMVAAEGADLLLTGLIFEQPAANVAEALDIPLATLHYFPCRAHGQLMPFLPPPLSRTVMTVNDWLAWRGTRSDEDTQRRELGLASATGPAPRRITERDALEIQAYDRVCFPRLADEWAKWNGKRPFVGALALESPTDADEEVAEWIAAGTPPIFFGFGSVPIGSPAEMIQMIGAACAQLGERAIVGAGGTDFGVAPTFDHVKVVGQVNYASIFPMCRAVVHHGGSGTLAACLRAGVPQLILWTLPDQPFFAAQLKRMKVGAGQRFSTTNEKSLRAGLRRILTPQYRRRAREMAPHIINASESASAAASLVEDFARLRARR, from the coding sequence ATGAGATTTGTGCTGTCGAGCTACGGCGGACGCGGCGACATCGAACCCGCCGTCGTCGTGGGCCGCGAGCTGCAGCGTGGAGGGCACGACGTGTGTATGGCCGTGCCGCCCAACCTAATTGACTTTGCGGCCGCTGCCGGGCTCGAGGCCATCGGCTACGGCCTGGATTCGGCGCCGATCCTCAACCTGCAACGCACCTACTTCACGTGTTACTCGCGCACACCGTGGAAGCTCAAAGAGCTCAGACGCATGGCGCGCGAAACCGAACAGTTTGCGGCCGAATGTTGGGCGGAGATGACCAGGTCGCTGATGGTGGCGGCCGAGGGGGCCGACCTTCTGCTTACCGGTCTGATCTTCGAACAGCCCGCCGCCAACGTCGCCGAGGCTCTCGACATCCCGTTGGCCACGTTGCATTACTTCCCGTGCCGGGCCCACGGTCAGCTCATGCCCTTCCTGCCGCCTCCGTTGAGCCGCACAGTGATGACGGTGAACGACTGGCTGGCCTGGCGCGGAACCCGCAGTGACGAGGACACCCAGCGCCGTGAGCTTGGCTTGGCCAGCGCCACCGGTCCCGCGCCGCGGCGGATCACCGAACGTGATGCGCTGGAAATTCAGGCCTACGACCGGGTGTGCTTCCCCAGGTTGGCCGACGAATGGGCGAAATGGAACGGGAAGCGCCCGTTCGTCGGCGCGTTGGCGTTGGAGTCCCCGACAGACGCCGACGAGGAGGTGGCGGAGTGGATCGCTGCGGGTACACCGCCGATCTTCTTCGGGTTCGGCAGCGTGCCAATCGGCTCGCCGGCGGAAATGATCCAAATGATCGGCGCCGCCTGTGCGCAGCTGGGTGAGCGAGCCATAGTGGGCGCCGGCGGAACTGATTTCGGCGTCGCGCCGACGTTCGACCACGTCAAGGTGGTGGGCCAGGTGAACTATGCGTCGATCTTCCCGATGTGCCGGGCGGTCGTGCATCACGGCGGCTCCGGCACCCTGGCGGCGTGCCTGCGCGCAGGAGTTCCGCAGTTGATCCTCTGGACGTTGCCTGATCAGCCGTTCTTTGCAGCCCAGTTGAAGAGGATGAAAGTCGGTGCTGGACAGCGATTTTCGACAACAAACGAGAAATCACTGCGCGCTGGTCTGCGTCGGATCCTGACCCCGCAGTACCGGAGGCGCGCACGTGAGATGGCGCCGCATATCATCAACGCATCCGAAAGCGCATCGGCCGCTGCCAGTTTGGTGGAAGACTTCGCTCGCTTACGTGCTAGGCGCTAG